The Pseudanabaena galeata CCNP1313 genome includes a region encoding these proteins:
- a CDS encoding phosphoglycerate kinase, translating to MAKKSLASLTAAELAGKKVLVRVDFNVPQDETGKITDDTRIRAALPTIKYLTEAGARVILTSHFGRPKGVTESLRLNPVAVRLSELLGQPVVKTDDCIGDAVAAQVNALNNGDVALLENVRFYPEEEKNDPEFAKKLASLADIYVNDAFGTAHRAHASTEGVTKFISTSVAGFLLDKELQYLSGAIDNPKRPLAAIVGGSKVSSKIGVIETLLDKVDYLLLGGGMIFTFYKARGLSVGKSLVEEDKLDLARALEKKAAERGVKFLLPTDVVVADNFKPDANAQTVSIDNIPDGWMGLDIGPDSVKVFQAALAECKSAIWNGPMGVFEFDKFAVGTEAIAHTLADLTATGTITIIGGGDSVAAVEKVGVADKMSHISTGGGASLELLEGKILPGIAALNEA from the coding sequence ATGGCGAAGAAGAGTCTTGCAAGTTTGACTGCTGCGGAATTAGCAGGCAAGAAAGTTTTAGTAAGAGTTGATTTTAACGTTCCTCAAGACGAAACAGGCAAAATTACCGACGATACCCGTATTCGTGCAGCATTACCAACCATTAAGTACCTCACCGAAGCTGGCGCTCGCGTAATCCTCACCAGCCACTTCGGCAGACCCAAGGGTGTTACCGAAAGCCTCCGCCTCAACCCTGTAGCAGTGCGTTTATCTGAGCTACTTGGTCAGCCCGTTGTCAAAACCGATGATTGCATTGGTGACGCAGTTGCCGCTCAAGTTAATGCTCTCAACAACGGCGATGTCGCTTTGTTAGAAAATGTGCGTTTTTATCCTGAAGAAGAAAAGAACGATCCTGAATTTGCTAAAAAATTAGCATCTTTGGCAGACATTTATGTAAATGACGCTTTTGGTACTGCTCACCGCGCCCATGCCTCAACTGAAGGCGTAACCAAGTTCATCAGCACCTCAGTTGCTGGTTTCTTGCTTGATAAAGAATTGCAATACTTGAGCGGTGCGATCGACAATCCTAAGCGTCCTCTAGCAGCGATCGTTGGTGGTTCTAAGGTTTCTAGCAAGATCGGCGTAATCGAAACCTTGCTCGACAAAGTTGATTATTTGTTGCTCGGCGGCGGCATGATCTTCACCTTCTACAAGGCTCGTGGCTTGAGTGTTGGTAAGTCTCTCGTTGAAGAAGACAAGCTAGACTTGGCTCGCGCTCTTGAAAAGAAAGCCGCAGAACGTGGGGTCAAGTTTTTGCTGCCTACTGATGTAGTTGTAGCTGATAACTTCAAGCCTGATGCTAATGCCCAAACCGTGAGCATTGACAATATTCCCGATGGTTGGATGGGCTTGGATATTGGTCCTGACTCCGTAAAGGTATTCCAAGCTGCGCTTGCTGAATGCAAATCTGCAATCTGGAATGGTCCAATGGGTGTATTTGAGTTTGATAAGTTTGCGGTTGGTACTGAGGCGATCGCGCATACTCTTGCTGATCTCACAGCCACTGGCACAATCACCATCATCGGCGGCGGCGACTCCGTAGCTGCGGTTGAAAAGGTTGGTGTTGCTGACAAGATGAGCCACATCTCCACTGGTGGTGGTGCAAGCTTAGAACTGCTCGAAGGCAAAATCTTGCCTGGTATCGCAGCTTTGAACGAAGCTTAA
- a CDS encoding COP23 domain-containing protein — MNYSTRNLPKFLQKQFGCLSAIALSLPLVAMPSFAQIIPVETSPSSNPSTLPSENPNDKAANPTDNKTARFSCQARDGQYIVVYQPKSQPQKYFPWAAPSLMGDGWSPERRCNEISRRLESYRPDGLLEMRTSTENGYNVICATTDKNSACRIVLTVPNGQDPIATRDQVFGNLATADSGQQTTAVNTYRGRDRTLNDITGDLGLGIDLTGINGVLGSVLSPTRPVSNVRSGNLYLKPFLDPSDGGTGASLNKSGFTGSSGRRLNPDNFR, encoded by the coding sequence ATGAACTACTCAACCCGAAATTTACCAAAATTTTTGCAAAAGCAATTTGGCTGCTTATCGGCGATCGCCCTTAGTTTGCCTCTAGTCGCGATGCCTAGTTTCGCGCAGATTATTCCTGTCGAGACTAGCCCTAGCTCAAATCCCTCAACGCTTCCCTCCGAAAACCCCAACGACAAAGCCGCCAATCCTACGGACAACAAAACGGCTCGTTTTAGCTGTCAAGCGCGTGATGGTCAGTATATTGTGGTTTATCAACCTAAGAGTCAACCCCAAAAATATTTCCCTTGGGCTGCTCCTAGTCTCATGGGCGATGGTTGGTCACCTGAAAGACGTTGCAATGAAATTAGTCGTCGTTTAGAGTCCTATCGTCCCGATGGTTTGCTAGAAATGCGAACCAGTACTGAAAACGGCTACAACGTGATCTGTGCTACCACTGATAAAAATTCAGCCTGTCGTATTGTCTTGACCGTTCCCAATGGTCAAGATCCGATCGCCACTCGCGATCAGGTGTTTGGCAATCTCGCCACGGCTGATAGTGGACAACAAACTACGGCGGTGAATACCTATCGCGGACGCGATCGCACCTTAAATGACATCACTGGTGATCTTGGCTTAGGTATTGATCTCACAGGAATTAATGGTGTCCTTGGTTCGGTGCTATCACCAACCCGCCCTGTATCCAATGTACGTAGTGGCAACTTGTACTTGAAGCCATTCCTTGATCCTAGTGATGGTGGCACTGGTGCAAGTTTAAACAAGAGCGGCTTTACTGGCAGTAGTGGTCGAAGACTCAATCCTGATAATTTCCGTTAA
- a CDS encoding fumarylacetoacetate hydrolase family protein has product MADRYVRVKTSQGKVYYGLLELNQSIKLLNTAPWLGGEPNGELLAPDTYQLLAPCEPSKIVAVGKNYSAHAAEMGGEVPKEPIIFLKPTTTIIAPEAEIAIPPQSKRVEYEGELALVIGSHCFNVTPNQAIAAIWGYTIANDVTARDLQRSDSQWTRGKGFDTFCPLGPWIVREISPTAMLQTFVNDTKKPFQATSIEEMVFSPDYIVSYISQIMTLLPGDIILTGTPEGVGPMQEGDRIYIEIEGIGKLHNTVILRSPLPPDDETEESEIND; this is encoded by the coding sequence ATGGCGGATCGTTATGTTCGCGTGAAAACTTCCCAAGGGAAAGTCTATTATGGGCTGTTAGAGTTGAACCAATCTATAAAGCTACTCAATACAGCACCTTGGCTGGGAGGGGAGCCAAATGGAGAATTACTTGCGCCAGATACTTATCAACTTTTAGCTCCCTGCGAACCGAGCAAGATTGTTGCTGTAGGTAAAAACTATTCCGCTCATGCTGCGGAAATGGGTGGAGAAGTACCAAAAGAGCCAATTATATTTTTAAAGCCAACTACGACAATTATCGCGCCTGAAGCAGAAATAGCCATACCTCCGCAGTCTAAACGGGTGGAATATGAAGGTGAGCTAGCATTGGTGATTGGTTCTCATTGTTTTAATGTCACACCTAATCAAGCGATCGCTGCTATTTGGGGCTATACGATCGCTAACGATGTGACGGCAAGGGATCTCCAAAGAAGCGATAGTCAATGGACTAGGGGCAAGGGCTTTGACACATTCTGTCCCTTGGGCCCGTGGATTGTGCGCGAAATCAGTCCCACTGCGATGTTGCAAACCTTTGTAAATGATACTAAAAAGCCTTTTCAGGCGACCTCGATCGAGGAAATGGTGTTTTCACCAGATTACATCGTTTCCTACATTAGCCAAATTATGACTTTACTGCCAGGGGATATTATTCTTACGGGTACGCCTGAAGGGGTGGGTCCAATGCAAGAAGGCGATCGCATTTATATCGAAATCGAGGGGATTGGTAAATTGCATAACACTGTAATCTTGCGATCGCCTTTACCGCCTGACGATGAGACGGAAGAAAGCGAAATTAATGACTAA
- a CDS encoding dicarboxylate/amino acid:cation symporter, with protein sequence MSLSTFILVSLAFGVAFGTLLNTTFPQNIELINQSFLAPVGESFLRLIQFVVVPIVFSSLIMGLTRIQGAGQVGRYTVKLMTSYLITSSIALCVGMGTAYFLQPGSGVTGFSMSESISITEAPSLISWLVSLIPVNPLEALSTGNLLQIIFSAVLLGIGVQLAKDKAKPFVELIESIYHISEKTLSIILYVAPLGVFALMSSTIATQGLELVAKLFLYVLGLVIASSIMICLDMLALFILKADPIRFLRSLSEAIALAFGTASSNAALPVVLQNIQENYGLREEIASFAIPLGTALKRDGAAILQGFNALFVAQIYQVPLTPSLLTAIAVSSLLVSFSTPGVPGSALITMATVLSASGLPLEAIALVAGIDRLTDGFKTVVNIIGNSVNAIILSHWEVEQISEIEQIPAN encoded by the coding sequence ATGAGTCTATCTACATTCATCCTAGTTTCGCTTGCCTTTGGAGTTGCCTTTGGAACTCTATTAAATACAACTTTCCCTCAGAATATTGAACTAATTAATCAAAGTTTTTTAGCTCCAGTTGGGGAATCTTTTTTAAGGCTGATTCAGTTTGTAGTTGTTCCCATTGTTTTTTCTTCTTTAATCATGGGATTAACCCGAATTCAAGGAGCAGGGCAAGTGGGCAGATATACAGTCAAGTTAATGACTAGTTACTTGATTACTAGCTCAATAGCACTTTGTGTGGGCATGGGAACAGCCTATTTTTTGCAACCTGGTAGTGGTGTGACAGGCTTCTCTATGTCCGAAAGTATTAGTATTACGGAAGCGCCTTCTCTCATATCTTGGTTAGTTAGCTTAATTCCTGTCAATCCATTAGAAGCTCTCAGTACTGGCAATCTATTACAAATCATTTTTTCAGCAGTTCTACTAGGCATAGGCGTACAACTTGCTAAGGATAAAGCCAAACCCTTTGTCGAATTAATAGAAAGCATCTATCACATTAGTGAAAAGACTTTATCCATAATTTTGTATGTTGCACCCTTGGGCGTATTTGCCCTGATGAGTTCGACGATCGCTACTCAAGGACTAGAGCTAGTTGCTAAATTATTTCTCTATGTTTTGGGTTTAGTGATTGCTTCTTCGATCATGATTTGTTTGGATATGTTAGCCCTATTTATCCTTAAGGCTGATCCTATAAGATTTTTGCGTAGTCTTTCAGAAGCGATCGCCCTCGCGTTTGGCACAGCTAGTTCTAATGCAGCACTGCCTGTGGTATTACAAAATATTCAAGAGAATTATGGACTACGTGAGGAAATAGCCAGCTTTGCCATTCCCCTCGGTACTGCCCTCAAACGTGATGGCGCAGCAATTTTACAAGGATTTAATGCTTTATTTGTCGCCCAAATTTACCAAGTTCCCCTAACGCCTTCCCTATTAACGGCGATCGCCGTTAGTAGTTTGTTGGTTTCCTTTAGTACCCCAGGAGTCCCCGGCTCAGCCCTGATTACAATGGCAACTGTTCTTTCAGCTTCAGGATTGCCGTTAGAAGCGATCGCTTTAGTTGCAGGAATAGATCGGCTTACCGATGGCTTTAAAACTGTTGTTAATATCATTGGCAATAGTGTTAACGCCATTATTCTCAGCCATTGGGAAGTAGAACAAATATCTGAAATAGAACAAATACCTGCTAACTGA